The Armatimonadota bacterium genome includes a region encoding these proteins:
- a CDS encoding prepilin-type N-terminal cleavage/methylation domain-containing protein — translation MNIRTRSAFTLIELLVVIAIIAILAAILFPVFAQAKVAAKKVVVISGFKQTMNAHFLYAGDNDDTPCPQWRAGYGASGGGGDQTEGMSWDKLIQPYTKNFNILYSTEDKFPTYETPFGKLRRSFAVARNVFTAIQPRKGVRIGTTTYSLDPQLYRGAKSFTSVPLPAETIAMGEQRQDISVGNYPDPWTKPEWVLASSIENTRRSDWKNTGDPRAKYGNIDNPYAEGSVWGFVDGHARFQKVNGAASDGVFQGTLFKGYEQKAGAWVGGSGDPFWDRGISCLDALPRATDAVCKLPGE, via the coding sequence ATGAACATCCGGACCCGGTCCGCCTTTACCCTCATCGAGCTTCTGGTCGTGATCGCGATCATCGCGATCCTGGCCGCGATCCTCTTCCCCGTCTTCGCCCAGGCGAAGGTCGCCGCGAAGAAGGTCGTCGTCATCAGCGGCTTCAAACAGACGATGAACGCCCACTTCCTGTATGCGGGCGACAACGACGACACGCCCTGTCCCCAATGGCGCGCGGGTTATGGCGCCAGCGGTGGCGGCGGCGACCAGACCGAAGGCATGTCGTGGGACAAGCTGATCCAGCCGTACACGAAGAACTTCAACATCCTCTACTCGACGGAAGACAAGTTCCCGACGTACGAGACGCCGTTCGGCAAGCTTCGCAGGAGCTTCGCGGTCGCACGTAACGTGTTCACCGCGATCCAGCCGCGGAAAGGCGTCCGCATCGGGACGACGACGTACTCGTTAGACCCGCAGCTCTACCGCGGGGCCAAGTCGTTCACATCGGTCCCGCTTCCCGCCGAGACCATCGCGATGGGCGAACAGCGACAGGACATTTCGGTCGGCAACTATCCCGATCCGTGGACCAAACCCGAATGGGTTTTGGCCAGTTCGATCGAGAACACCCGCCGCTCGGACTGGAAGAACACCGGAGACCCGAGGGCGAAGTACGGCAACATCGACAATCCGTACGCCGAGGGATCGGTCTGGGGCTTCGTGGACGGGCACGCCCGGTTCCAGAAGGTCAACGGTGCTGCGAGCGACGGGGTCTTCCAAGGCACGCTGTTCAAAGGCTACGAACAGAAGGCCGGCGCCTGGGTCGGCGGTTCGGGCGACCCGTTCTGGGACAGGGGCATCTCGTGCCTCGACGCTCTCCCAAGAGCGACCGACGCCGTCTGCAAGCTCCCCGGAGAATAA
- a CDS encoding biotin carboxyl carrier domain-containing protein produces the protein MDSVSDKVGLVVGLMEEFGLEKAVLEGEDWSVEFRRDAGTAVVAPEPARRTVPNRAKSTKAAPAAPSGVPVQSPTTGIFYSSPNPGAPPFVKVGDVVQAGQVIGLIEAMKVFNEISATVAGTVQRVVAQNGQLVQPGDVLLTIG, from the coding sequence GTGGACAGCGTGTCGGACAAGGTAGGACTGGTCGTCGGCCTCATGGAGGAGTTCGGCCTTGAGAAGGCCGTACTGGAAGGCGAGGACTGGTCGGTCGAGTTCCGACGCGACGCCGGCACGGCCGTCGTCGCTCCCGAGCCGGCCCGACGCACCGTCCCGAACAGGGCAAAGTCGACGAAGGCTGCGCCCGCCGCTCCGAGCGGGGTGCCCGTCCAGAGCCCGACGACCGGCATTTTCTATTCCTCGCCCAACCCAGGCGCCCCGCCGTTCGTGAAAGTCGGAGACGTCGTCCAGGCCGGACAGGTGATCGGGCTCATCGAAGCCATGAAGGTCTTTAACGAGATCAGCGCGACGGTCGCGGGAACGGTCCAGCGAGTGGTGGCCCAGAACGGCCAACTCGTCCAGCCCGGCGACGTGCTCTTGACCATCGGATGA
- a CDS encoding zf-TFIIB domain-containing protein, translated as MNCPACRTPMALVPANGASFEACRDCGGLWFPSGELANLLASDGASIDAVEDRYAPSSPSDGPAVFSCPACACALDRYRYQYSSPVVLDGCPQCGGVFVQDEELGDIVKWRGRDQTQEAKDAAVAEAVAGADARMVEAIRSSQAAMRTSRALSMRWGYSGGLFQWSTVDVFGDEPDLPPASGIPD; from the coding sequence GTGAACTGCCCTGCATGCCGGACTCCGATGGCCCTAGTCCCTGCCAACGGCGCCTCGTTCGAAGCGTGCCGAGACTGCGGCGGCCTTTGGTTCCCGTCGGGCGAGCTGGCGAACCTGCTCGCGTCGGACGGGGCCTCGATCGATGCCGTCGAAGACCGATACGCGCCCTCCAGTCCGTCGGACGGCCCGGCCGTCTTCAGTTGTCCGGCCTGTGCCTGCGCGCTCGACCGTTATCGGTATCAGTACTCGAGCCCGGTCGTCTTGGACGGTTGCCCCCAGTGCGGCGGTGTGTTCGTGCAGGACGAAGAACTCGGCGACATCGTGAAGTGGCGCGGACGGGACCAGACGCAAGAGGCGAAGGACGCAGCCGTAGCCGAAGCCGTGGCCGGAGCCGACGCGCGGATGGTCGAGGCCATCCGGTCGTCCCAAGCGGCCATGAGGACGTCCCGTGCGCTTTCGATGCGGTGGGGTTACAGCGGGGGGCTTTTCCAGTGGTCGACGGTCGACGTCTTCGGCGATGAACCGGACTTGCCGCCTGCGTCCGGAATCCCGGACTGA
- a CDS encoding LacI family DNA-binding transcriptional regulator — translation MRVTQQDIAKYAQVSQATVSRVLAGDERVEPEIRDKVLEAIEQHNYRADVRARNLRKQSTGLIGLAVKRPHGGLDGDPFYTSLISEILDGLDGTPFHLCIETVAEGKSQWNVYDELLRSRRVDGLILVESEAQDERLVRLQCDRFPFVLIGNPMGAKVWSIDNDNVYAGQIATQHLFESGYRHVGFLAGRPGITVSDDRIEGYARIAHQYEAPVTVFHSDFGLEAACETAMAALAGPQRPDALVVLDDFMAMGVVVAARRAGLRIPQDLGLVSFNDSNVCLMLDGGLTSVSLDIPRLVHTALETLLDVVSGDASEPKRAIVPCLLQVRGSSIRQGGLL, via the coding sequence ATGAGGGTCACACAACAGGACATCGCCAAGTACGCGCAGGTTTCCCAAGCGACGGTCTCGCGCGTCTTGGCGGGCGACGAGCGGGTCGAGCCTGAGATCCGTGACAAGGTCCTGGAGGCCATCGAGCAGCACAACTACCGGGCCGATGTCCGCGCCAGGAACCTCCGGAAGCAAAGCACGGGCCTGATCGGCCTGGCCGTCAAACGGCCGCACGGAGGGCTCGACGGCGACCCGTTCTACACCAGCCTGATCTCCGAGATCCTCGACGGCCTCGACGGGACGCCGTTCCATCTGTGCATCGAGACAGTCGCCGAAGGTAAGAGCCAATGGAACGTCTATGACGAGCTTCTTCGCTCCCGCCGCGTCGACGGTCTGATCCTCGTCGAGTCCGAAGCGCAGGACGAACGCCTTGTCCGGCTCCAGTGCGACCGGTTTCCGTTCGTCCTCATCGGCAATCCGATGGGGGCCAAAGTCTGGTCGATCGACAACGACAACGTGTACGCGGGACAGATCGCGACGCAACACCTCTTCGAAAGCGGCTACCGCCACGTCGGATTCCTGGCGGGTCGGCCCGGGATCACCGTCAGTGACGACCGGATCGAAGGTTACGCCCGGATCGCCCACCAGTACGAGGCGCCGGTCACCGTGTTCCATTCGGATTTCGGCCTCGAGGCCGCGTGCGAGACGGCGATGGCCGCCCTCGCAGGCCCGCAACGGCCGGACGCGCTCGTCGTGCTCGACGACTTCATGGCGATGGGCGTCGTGGTGGCGGCCAGACGGGCCGGGCTGCGCATTCCTCAAGACCTTGGCCTTGTCAGCTTCAACGACAGCAACGTCTGCCTCATGCTGGACGGCGGCCTGACGTCCGTCAGCCTCGACATCCCGCGGCTCGTCCATACCGCCCTGGAGACGTTGCTCGACGTCGTCAGCGGCGACGCCTCGGAGCCGAAGCGCGCCATCGTCCCCTGCCTGTTGCAAGTGCGCGGCTCGTCGATCCGGCAGGGGGGCCTCTTATGA
- a CDS encoding carbohydrate ABC transporter permease yields MPWLFVLATVLFWGGAAALVFGGARFVASLSGPDAARTKGAALAGGGLLAIVVSVLLRGSPNFGLPVFWPVLSVQLWLATVTVVFAFVSVVKAFSDDGPGRRQSHVRNALLWAAVTVGVTFLPRANSDPPRFLTGQIHLSPVGLAWLVVFAALAVGAMAWSAKSARGKEVFRAVSTQIALLVGCVVFGLPFLFLLVTSFKEDRDMSNKDGIVWVPRVEQTMPVDNPAHPYYEARYHGLTVKADLDKENPDGTLSLRIERPAYYGGYSFNVPKAEAKRVPRDMPLVTATFEGQAVKGVVFEKLPDGSEDVQILEPASMKGRRHVFAPRQTEHVRPVSLRWRNYVEALEFLPPEALYGLTYLKNTLWLVVMNVAGALISGSLVAYAFARLRFPGKELLFTLMLSTMMLPAAVTLLPQFLIFRSLGWIDSLKPMWVTSWFAAAFNVFLLRQFFMQVPYELEDAAKIDGCGYLRSLWSVMLPQVKPALAVIAIMTFLGAWNNFMGPLVYSSSPETMPVSYAVQLFNGERNGEPGLLTAFVTMSVVPVIALFAFAQRFFIEGVTLSGLGGR; encoded by the coding sequence ATGCCCTGGCTGTTCGTGCTGGCCACGGTCCTGTTCTGGGGCGGGGCGGCGGCCCTGGTCTTCGGTGGCGCCCGGTTCGTGGCGTCCTTGAGCGGACCCGACGCCGCCCGGACGAAAGGTGCGGCCCTTGCGGGTGGCGGCCTTCTCGCGATCGTGGTCTCCGTCCTCCTGCGAGGCTCTCCGAACTTCGGCCTGCCCGTGTTCTGGCCCGTTCTCTCGGTGCAGCTATGGCTCGCGACCGTGACAGTCGTGTTCGCCTTCGTTTCAGTGGTCAAGGCCTTTAGCGACGATGGCCCGGGACGGCGTCAAAGCCACGTCCGCAACGCCCTACTCTGGGCGGCGGTCACCGTCGGAGTCACGTTCCTTCCTCGGGCCAACTCCGACCCGCCCCGGTTCCTGACGGGTCAGATCCACCTGAGTCCGGTCGGACTGGCGTGGCTGGTCGTCTTTGCGGCCTTGGCGGTCGGAGCGATGGCGTGGTCGGCTAAATCAGCGCGCGGCAAAGAGGTCTTCCGCGCCGTGTCGACCCAGATCGCCCTTCTCGTAGGATGTGTGGTGTTCGGGCTCCCCTTCTTGTTCCTGCTCGTCACGAGCTTCAAAGAAGACCGCGACATGTCGAACAAGGACGGGATCGTTTGGGTACCGCGTGTCGAACAGACGATGCCCGTCGACAACCCCGCACACCCGTATTACGAGGCCCGCTACCACGGCCTGACGGTCAAAGCCGACCTTGACAAGGAGAACCCGGACGGCACGCTTTCGCTCCGGATCGAGCGACCGGCCTACTATGGCGGCTACTCGTTCAACGTGCCGAAGGCGGAAGCCAAGCGCGTCCCTCGCGACATGCCCCTCGTCACCGCAACTTTCGAAGGCCAGGCGGTGAAAGGCGTGGTCTTCGAAAAACTCCCCGACGGGAGCGAGGACGTCCAGATCTTGGAACCTGCTTCGATGAAGGGCCGTCGCCACGTCTTCGCCCCTCGCCAGACCGAACACGTCCGCCCTGTCAGCCTTCGGTGGCGCAACTACGTCGAGGCTCTTGAATTCCTGCCTCCCGAGGCGCTGTACGGCCTGACGTATTTGAAGAACACACTTTGGCTCGTCGTCATGAACGTGGCGGGAGCCTTGATCTCGGGAAGCCTCGTCGCTTATGCCTTCGCCCGGCTCCGGTTCCCGGGCAAGGAACTGCTGTTCACCCTGATGCTGAGCACAATGATGCTGCCCGCAGCGGTCACGTTGCTGCCCCAGTTTTTGATCTTCCGGTCGCTGGGCTGGATCGACTCGCTCAAGCCGATGTGGGTGACGTCGTGGTTCGCGGCCGCGTTCAACGTCTTCCTCCTCCGCCAGTTCTTCATGCAAGTACCTTATGAGTTGGAGGACGCGGCCAAGATCGACGGCTGTGGCTACCTGCGGTCGCTGTGGTCGGTGATGTTGCCGCAGGTCAAACCCGCACTGGCGGTCATCGCGATCATGACGTTCCTCGGCGCTTGGAACAACTTCATGGGCCCGCTCGTGTACTCGTCGTCGCCGGAAACCATGCCGGTCTCTTATGCCGTCCAGCTCTTCAACGGCGAGAGGAACGGCGAACCGGGACTCCTGACCGCGTTCGTGACGATGTCGGTGGTCCCGGTGATCGCGTTGTTCGCCTTTGCCCAGCGCTTCTTCATCGAAGGCGTGACGCTGAGCGGACTGGGCGGCCGTTAG
- a CDS encoding serpin family protein: MKLSSALVFFLVFLGVCAFVVFLILGGFGQGMLGRHDKFVEQRSGTSVEKAVAALRPEDTSRLENASFALKVATAAKLGDDGKNGCLSPYGVQIPLLMFLNGAQSRTFETLSAVLGSTDPTTEKHNAAQSKLLDVFASQPQAKVRVANALWAVQPVRFKKLFQDDMARVYDAEVKKLGSAGEGALKQVNDWVDQRTDGKIKRLFDDLSPEVELVMVDVITLEAEWGRSFEPASEKPFHTPRGIVRALTMRDPSREFRTVSEGGVTAATLAYGGSTLEATFLLPDKGAAPAGSAAFWKGLGNGRLGRLVKGNVVQGDFQFPKFSFKTDQDMRPVMKAIGAGGLFERGNDFSLLMHDSTFDRLSQFVQKTVVDFDEQGTRAEAATTADAVKSEEHEGSFIVDRPFAFMIRETTSGCVLFVGVVNDPTASS; this comes from the coding sequence ATGAAGCTCTCGAGCGCGCTCGTGTTCTTTCTCGTGTTCCTCGGGGTCTGCGCGTTCGTAGTGTTCCTGATCTTGGGCGGGTTCGGGCAGGGCATGTTGGGACGGCACGACAAGTTCGTGGAGCAACGGTCGGGGACGTCGGTCGAGAAGGCCGTCGCAGCGTTGAGGCCTGAAGACACCTCCAGGCTTGAAAACGCCTCCTTTGCCCTCAAGGTCGCCACGGCGGCAAAGCTCGGGGACGACGGCAAAAACGGGTGCCTCTCTCCGTACGGAGTCCAAATCCCGCTCCTCATGTTCTTGAACGGCGCTCAGAGCCGTACCTTCGAGACCCTTTCCGCCGTCCTCGGATCGACCGATCCGACGACCGAAAAGCACAACGCCGCCCAATCGAAACTGCTCGACGTCTTCGCGTCGCAACCACAGGCTAAGGTCCGCGTCGCCAACGCTCTATGGGCCGTCCAACCCGTAAGGTTCAAAAAGCTGTTCCAAGACGACATGGCGAGGGTCTACGACGCCGAAGTCAAAAAGTTGGGCTCCGCTGGAGAGGGGGCCCTGAAACAGGTCAACGATTGGGTCGACCAGCGGACTGACGGAAAGATCAAGCGCCTGTTCGACGACCTGTCGCCCGAAGTCGAGCTGGTCATGGTCGACGTCATCACGCTAGAAGCCGAGTGGGGCCGGTCCTTTGAACCCGCGTCCGAGAAGCCCTTCCACACGCCCCGCGGCATCGTCCGCGCCTTGACGATGCGTGACCCTTCCCGAGAGTTCCGGACCGTGTCGGAAGGCGGCGTGACGGCGGCGACGCTGGCCTATGGGGGATCGACCTTGGAAGCGACGTTCCTCCTTCCGGACAAGGGAGCCGCGCCGGCAGGCTCAGCGGCGTTTTGGAAGGGCCTGGGCAACGGCCGCCTCGGACGACTCGTCAAGGGAAACGTCGTTCAGGGTGACTTTCAGTTTCCGAAGTTTTCGTTCAAGACCGACCAGGACATGCGTCCGGTCATGAAAGCGATCGGAGCTGGGGGCCTCTTTGAACGGGGCAACGACTTCAGCTTGCTGATGCACGACTCGACGTTCGACCGTCTGTCCCAATTCGTCCAAAAGACCGTCGTCGACTTTGACGAGCAGGGGACGCGGGCCGAAGCCGCTACGACCGCCGACGCCGTGAAGTCCGAAGAGCACGAGGGGTCTTTCATCGTGGACAGGCCCTTCGCCTTCATGATCCGAGAGACGACGTCCGGGTGCGTTCTCTTCGTCGGTGTCGTCAACGACCCGACAGCATCGTCCTAG
- a CDS encoding carbon-nitrogen hydrolase family protein, giving the protein MIQVACAQLDVAFGDPASNAAKAVAVLEEQARAGTALLVFPECFLTGYAVSSGAEARAIAVGRDALAPVQEACDRSDVLAVIGFAEADGDTVYNSAALLEPGRTPRVYRKTHLPELGLDKFVKLGDSLPVYETRLGRIGVFICFDLRHPECARCLALDGADILVLPTNWPVGAHAAPEHIAPARAAENKVFLAACNRVGTENGFTFIGRSGIFGLGGESLARAGDGEEVISARFDPLLSRDKRNVMVPGAYETTVLESRRPALYGPVTRTD; this is encoded by the coding sequence ATGATCCAAGTCGCTTGCGCCCAACTCGACGTCGCCTTTGGAGACCCGGCTTCGAACGCGGCCAAGGCGGTCGCCGTCCTTGAGGAACAGGCGCGCGCCGGTACGGCGCTCCTGGTGTTCCCCGAGTGCTTCTTGACCGGGTACGCGGTGTCTTCGGGCGCAGAAGCCCGTGCGATCGCGGTCGGACGGGACGCTTTGGCCCCCGTCCAAGAAGCTTGCGACCGCTCGGACGTCCTGGCGGTCATCGGCTTCGCGGAAGCCGATGGCGACACCGTCTACAATTCGGCGGCCCTGCTCGAACCGGGTCGAACGCCGAGGGTCTACCGCAAGACCCATCTGCCGGAGCTTGGTCTGGACAAGTTCGTCAAACTGGGAGATTCATTACCGGTATATGAGACAAGACTTGGACGTATCGGCGTCTTTATCTGCTTCGACCTCCGTCATCCGGAATGCGCCCGGTGCCTTGCTCTCGATGGTGCCGACATCTTGGTCCTGCCTACGAACTGGCCCGTCGGCGCCCACGCCGCACCGGAACACATCGCTCCGGCCCGGGCTGCGGAGAACAAGGTCTTCCTGGCCGCCTGTAACCGGGTCGGGACCGAGAACGGTTTTACGTTCATCGGCCGTTCCGGGATCTTCGGATTGGGAGGAGAGTCCCTGGCCCGCGCGGGCGACGGCGAGGAGGTCATATCCGCCCGGTTCGACCCGCTCTTGTCCCGGGACAAGCGGAACGTCATGGTCCCTGGCGCCTATGAGACGACCGTCCTCGAGTCACGGAGGCCCGCATTGTACGGCCCGGTGACTCGGACGGACTAA
- a CDS encoding extracellular solute-binding protein, producing the protein MATRRGGPGLGRAVIVALCLAALQAFGQVQKPQTVTVWGLGAGPDSKGIEAVMAEFERRNPDLKIKSTKMGAGDMNPQKLMTAIVGKVPPDVIAQDRFSISDWASRGAFRPLDDLIARDQGTDPLCPKAEQYYTAAWSETQYKGKTYGIPTGADDRILYWNREIFRRHADGLRKAGLDPERPPRTWSETLAYSKVLTERNESGAMRVAGFIPNFGNSWLYMYAFQMNASFMSPDGRTCTLDSPEAEKALDFMIAGYKLLGGYDEAEKFKSGFLSNEHDAFIVGKVAMKIDGDWILSSLSRYAPDLDFGVAPPPVPDDRFYKRGAFADEKDTYVTWTGGFSYAVPNGAKNLEGAWRFIKFFTSLEARLIEARAQAAYEKSRGREFIPRIQGHREANQEYAKLIRPSNKNLADALAMHIKLADVGRIRPPTIVGQTLWSEHVKALETACKLEKTPKQALLASQAAVQADLDANLRYETLKPFNFRIPMGVLGVVLLGIVAVAVVRFRKLNLGRLARHEAFWGYLLISPWIIGFLVFTLGPMLASLTMSFTQYNVLSEPRALGLGNYQEMLTTDRENVLKAFGNVFYLTGIGVPLGLCTGLVVAMLLNKATTGTRFYRTVYYMPSIVPALASAVLWSWVLSGDATKGLVNAVWTNTVSHWLSVPPPGWFQVADWAKPGLILMGLWGAGGGMILWLAGLKGVPGQLYEAAHLDGANPWQQFWRVTLPMLSPIVFFNAITGVIGAVQEFDRIWIFMGPDTGLAGPSNSLLTPVVHLFQQGFRFFKLGYASALAWVVFFVILALTVVQLSLRKRWVYYEADK; encoded by the coding sequence ATGGCAACGAGGCGGGGCGGCCCAGGGCTAGGGCGAGCGGTGATCGTCGCCTTGTGCCTTGCCGCCCTGCAAGCCTTCGGGCAAGTGCAGAAGCCCCAGACCGTCACCGTCTGGGGTCTCGGTGCCGGCCCGGACTCGAAGGGTATCGAGGCCGTCATGGCCGAGTTCGAGCGCCGGAACCCCGACTTGAAGATCAAGTCCACGAAGATGGGGGCCGGCGACATGAACCCTCAAAAGCTCATGACCGCGATCGTGGGCAAAGTTCCGCCGGACGTCATCGCCCAAGACCGGTTCAGCATCAGTGACTGGGCCAGTCGCGGCGCGTTCCGCCCACTCGACGACCTCATCGCCCGCGATCAAGGCACCGACCCGCTGTGCCCCAAAGCCGAACAGTACTATACGGCCGCTTGGTCCGAGACGCAGTACAAGGGCAAGACGTACGGGATCCCGACGGGCGCGGACGACCGGATCCTCTACTGGAACCGCGAGATCTTCCGGCGTCACGCAGACGGGCTCCGTAAGGCCGGACTCGACCCCGAACGTCCGCCTCGGACGTGGAGCGAGACGCTCGCCTACTCCAAGGTCCTGACGGAACGGAACGAGAGCGGCGCTATGCGGGTCGCGGGCTTCATCCCCAACTTCGGCAACTCGTGGCTCTACATGTACGCGTTCCAAATGAACGCCAGCTTCATGTCCCCGGACGGGCGCACCTGCACGCTCGACTCGCCCGAAGCCGAGAAGGCGCTCGACTTCATGATCGCCGGATACAAACTTTTGGGCGGGTACGACGAAGCCGAAAAGTTCAAGAGCGGCTTCCTCTCCAACGAGCACGACGCCTTTATCGTCGGCAAGGTCGCGATGAAGATCGACGGCGATTGGATCCTGTCGTCGCTCAGCCGTTACGCCCCCGACTTGGACTTCGGCGTCGCCCCGCCCCCCGTTCCCGACGACCGCTTCTACAAGCGCGGAGCGTTCGCCGACGAGAAGGACACGTACGTCACGTGGACGGGCGGATTCAGCTATGCCGTCCCGAACGGCGCCAAGAACCTCGAAGGCGCCTGGCGCTTCATCAAGTTCTTCACGAGCCTCGAAGCGCGCCTGATCGAAGCCCGGGCCCAGGCCGCCTACGAGAAGAGCCGTGGCCGGGAGTTCATCCCTCGGATCCAGGGCCACCGAGAAGCGAACCAAGAGTACGCCAAGCTCATCCGACCGTCGAACAAGAACCTGGCCGACGCCTTGGCGATGCACATCAAGCTCGCCGACGTCGGGCGGATCAGGCCCCCGACGATCGTGGGGCAGACGCTCTGGTCGGAGCATGTCAAGGCGCTCGAAACGGCCTGCAAGCTCGAAAAGACCCCCAAGCAGGCGCTGCTCGCAAGTCAGGCGGCCGTGCAGGCCGACCTGGACGCCAACCTCCGGTACGAGACGCTTAAGCCGTTCAATTTCCGGATCCCGATGGGCGTTTTGGGCGTCGTCCTGCTCGGCATCGTGGCCGTCGCCGTCGTCCGGTTCCGCAAGCTCAACCTCGGCAGACTGGCACGGCACGAAGCCTTCTGGGGCTACCTCTTGATCTCGCCTTGGATCATCGGGTTCCTGGTGTTCACGCTCGGCCCGATGCTCGCGTCGTTGACGATGAGCTTCACCCAGTACAACGTCCTCAGCGAGCCGCGGGCCCTGGGCCTCGGCAACTACCAAGAGATGCTCACGACCGACCGTGAGAACGTCCTCAAAGCGTTCGGGAACGTTTTCTACCTCACCGGGATCGGCGTGCCGCTCGGACTCTGCACAGGGCTCGTCGTGGCGATGTTGCTCAACAAGGCGACGACGGGGACGCGCTTCTACCGCACGGTCTACTACATGCCCTCGATCGTGCCTGCCCTTGCCAGTGCCGTCCTTTGGAGCTGGGTCTTAAGCGGCGACGCGACCAAGGGCCTCGTCAACGCCGTCTGGACGAACACGGTCTCCCATTGGCTCAGCGTGCCCCCGCCGGGCTGGTTCCAGGTCGCCGACTGGGCCAAACCGGGACTGATCCTCATGGGGCTGTGGGGCGCGGGAGGAGGCATGATCCTGTGGCTCGCAGGTCTCAAGGGCGTGCCCGGCCAGCTTTACGAGGCAGCCCACCTCGACGGGGCCAACCCTTGGCAGCAGTTCTGGCGGGTCACGCTGCCCATGCTCAGTCCGATCGTCTTCTTCAATGCGATCACAGGCGTCATCGGGGCCGTCCAAGAGTTCGACCGCATCTGGATCTTCATGGGCCCGGACACCGGGCTTGCAGGGCCCTCGAACTCGCTCCTCACTCCCGTCGTCCATTTGTTCCAGCAAGGCTTCCGCTTCTTCAAACTCGGCTATGCGTCCGCTTTGGCCTGGGTCGTGTTTTTCGTCATCCTTGCCTTGACGGTCGTCCAACTGAGCCTCCGCAAGCGGTGGGTCTATTACGAGGCGGACAAATGA